One window of the Micromonas commoda chromosome 9, complete sequence genome contains the following:
- the PWD2 gene encoding alpha phosphoglucan water dikinase (Putative phosphoglucan water dikinase.), with protein MEAARNRSDGGVNLPEGPAKYIAAGDKEAPSWLQKLELIQSILGQGHRITLARLGAASVYLRWISTGALFCAEDGNHHRPNRPAEIARDIFVSLETVAGELYKHGAEVGEAERQMMRQIHPWLPSFSSEFACSEPLTRIRNIAHRSDISEDLKKQIKHTIQNKLHRNAGPEDLVATEAFIKRITVDAHPGECPQAFVDEFMLFYDELKRFFNCSGAIERLDAMYDTFEDETRAQVQELKEAMWALDDGSAGHDGLTGGEGQAILRALRASIDVRGIFTGGLSTGMRNDAPDEAVSQRQAWRLAEIAIEELAFVVLARALQSAGAGVEGEGDEKTSHFANALNSGDASMWGCAAAAAAAGMRHMALSMWRPMECNAVARELEAWVQHGSPIATQEDALRCRASLQRARRLVEAHTQALIDGFGDAPVGLGKSFGIQEHVGGTFVDAVIRANVSFQLSRLVSPMLRAATSAAGSDTAGYDAIVLGGPVVGILQECDRLEPGAVKENWHKGRVAPVVALVWGADGDEEVSAAGKQVRGVVLARDLPHLSHLAIRARQEQVPLATTEDEETRNYARYLVGQWVFFHVTPEGVILAPATDAQIAAYEADAARIPKAEPPTAAPAAPAPEPAPETKAEADSVDDETPTPETKVAETKVTAQGTVQFSDKLECRPLGDATKETGGAKASVCGELTHFAERPEAGFKAPPGVFVPFGVMETCIREAGKGDELVKLIAALDAAAAPDDPDPSSIEDACKAVRDLIERVPFPADLAAQIAAAMPTNSWVVVRSSANVEDLAGMSAAGLYESVLGVSTSSAAELGSAVQEVWASLYSRRAVMARRAAGLKQADAHMAVLVQEMAPATVSFVLHTAAVSGADNTRGADGFAPSRTLEAEIAVGLGETLASGARGTPWRLEIDQTSGDVRTTAFASLSTAFMMHEHAMHLGMNTVAVDYSRQELSTDKEKRDTLGRRLAAVGAALEAEYGAPQDIEGCVVGDDVYIVQSRPQPL; from the exons aTGGAGGCGGCTCGTAACCGTTcagacggcggcgtgaaTCTGCCCGAGGGTCCCGCCAAgtacatcgccgccggggataAGGAGGCTCCCTCGTGGCTACAGAAGCTCGAGCTCATCCAGTCCATCCTTGGGCAGGGTCACAGGATCACGCTCGCcaggctcggcgccgcgagcgtctaCCTTCGTTGGATCAGCACCGGCGCGCTGTTCTGCGCCGAGGACGGTAACCACCACAGGCCGAACCGACCGGCTGAGATTGCGAGGGATATCTTCGTGAGCCTCGagaccgtcgcgggcgagctgTACAagcacggcgcggaggttGGTGAGGCTGAGAGGCAGATGATGCGCCAGATCCACCCGTGGCTTCCCTCGTTCTCCTCGGAGTTTGCCTGCTCGGAGCCCCTGACGCGAATCCGCAACATCGCTCACAGGAGCGACATCAGCGAGGACCTGAAGAAACAGATCAAGCACACCATCCAGAACAAGCTGCACAGGAACGCGGGTCCCGAAGACCTCGTGGCCACCGAGGCGTTCATCAAGCGCATCACTGTGGACGCCCACCCGGGTGAGTGCCCCCAGGCGTTTGTCGACGAGTTCATGCTCTTctacgacgagctcaagaGGTTCTTCAACTGCTCCGGCGCGATTGAGCGACTGGACGCCATGTACGACACCTTCGAGGACGAGACCCGCGCGCAGGTgcaggagctcaaggaggccATGTGGGCCCTGGACGACGGGTCCGCGGGTCACGACGGTCTGaccggaggcgagggccaGGCCATCCTTCGCGCGCTCCGGGCGTCCATCGATGTCCGCGGCATCTTCACCGGGGGACTGTCCACCGGCATGCGcaacgacgcgcccgacgaggcggtgTCGCAGCGCCAGGCGTGGAGACTCGCGGAGATTgccatcgaggagctcgcctTTGTGGTCCTCGCGAGGGCTCTGCagtccgcgggcgcgggcgtcgagggcgagggagacgagAAGACGAGTCACTTTGCCAACGCCCTCAACTCCGGTGACGCGTCCATGTGGGGTtgcgccgcggcagccgccgccgccggcatgAGGCACATGGCTCTGTCCATGTGGCGTCCGATGGAGTGCAACGCAGTCGCGCGTGAGCTCGAGGCGTGGGTGCAGCACGGATCGCCAATCGCGACGCAGGAGGATGCGTTGCGATGCCGCGCGTCCCtgcagcgcgcgaggcggctcGTGGAGGCTCACACCCAGGCGCTCAtcgacggcttcggcgacgcgcccgtcggtcTCGGCAAGTCGTTTGGTATTCAGGAACACGTGGGCGGGAcgttcgtcgacgccgtcatcCGCGCGAACGTTTCGTTTCAGCTCTCCAGGCTCGTCTCGCCgatgctccgcgcggcgacctcggctgCCGGGTCCGACACCGCGGGctacgacgccatcgtgctCGGGGGACCGGTGGTTGGCATCCTGCAGGAGTGCGACCGCCTCGAACccggcgcggtgaaggagAACTGGCACAAGGGTAGGGTCGCACCGGTCGTCGCGCTGGTgtggggcgcggacggcgacgaggaggtttCGGCTGCGGGGAAACAGGTCCGAGGCGTCGTGCTGGCGAGGGATCTGCCGCACCTGTCGCATCTCGCCATCCGAGCCAGGCAGGAGCAGGTCCCTCTGGCCACGACCGAGGATGAGGAGACCAGAAACTACGCCAGGTACCTCGTGGGGCAGTGGGTGTTCTTTCACGTCACCCCCGAGGGTGTCATCCTCGCGCCTGCGACGGATGCGCAGATTGCCGCGTACGAAGCGGATGCCGCGCGCATACCCAAGGCCGAACCTCCCaccgccgcacccgccgcacccgcgcccgaaccGGCGCCCGAGACCAAAGCCGAGGCCGATTCCGTGGATGAC GAGACACCCACGCCCGAGACGAAGGTTGCCGAGACGAAGGTCACCGCGCAGGGTACCGTGCAGTTCTCGGACAAGCTGGAGTGTCGCCCGTTGGGCGACGCCACCAAGGAGACGGGCGGCGCTAAGGCTTCGGTGTGCGGCGAGCTCACCCACTTCGCCGAACGTCCCGAGGCTGGCTTTAAGGCTCCACCCGGTGTCTTTGTCCCCTTTGGCGTGATGGAGACGTGCATTAGGGAGGCTGGCAAGGGTGACGAGCTCGTaaagctcatcgccgcgctcgacgccgccgccgcgcccgacgatCCGGATCCCTCATCGATCGAAGACGCGTGCAAGGCTGTCAGGGACCTCATCGAGCGCGTGCCCTTCCCCGCCGACTTGGCGGCGCAGAttgcggcggcgatgcccaCCAACTCCTGGGTGGTGGTCAGGTCCAGCGCCAACGTggaggacctcgcgggcATGTCCGCCGCTGGTCTGTACGAGTCCGTGCTCGGCgtgtccacgtcgtcggcggcggagctggGTTCCGCGGTTCAGGAGGTGTGGGCGTCGCTTTACAGCCGCAGGGCGGTgatggcgcgacgcgcggcgggtctgaAGCAGGCTGACGCTCACATGGCGGTTCTCGTCCAGgagatggcgccggcgactgTATCCTTCGTGCtgcacaccgccgcggtgtccgGGGCTGACAACAcgaggggcgccgacggtttcgcgccgtcgcgcacgctCGAAGCCGAGATTGCGGTTGGACTCGGGGAAACCCTGGCatccggcgcgaggggcacgCCGTGGCGCCTGGAGATTGACCAGACTTCTGGTGACGTGCGAACcacggcgttcgcgtcgctgaGCACGGCGTTCATGATGCACGAGCACGCCATGCACTTGGGGATGAACACCGTGGCTGTGGACTACTCGAGACAGGAACTCAGCACGGACAAGGAGAAGAGGGACACGCTGGGAaggaggctcgcggcggttggcgccgcgctcgaggctgagtACGGCGCGCCCCAGGATATCGAGGGTTGCGTAGTCGGGGATGACGTTTACATCGTGCAGTCTCGGCCGCAGCCACTGTGA